From the genome of Candidatus Promineifilum breve, one region includes:
- a CDS encoding IS256 family transposase produces the protein MPSAETVQAELGKVQSMDDFFGKEGVFARLFASTLEQMLEGELSEHLGYEPYEAAGRNSGNNRNGHYTKKVRTSTGQTSIQVPRDRNGAFEPQVLAKYAGNTNELEEKVLAMYARGLSTRDIAGTLAELYGVDISATTISTITEKVWPLVEAWQSRPLARIYPIVYLDAIHIKLRREGRVANTAVYNVLGVDMEGHRDILGHWLGDGGEGANFWLSVLTDLQNRGVADIFLACIDGLNGFSEAIRAVFPQTQVQRCVIHQIRSSLKYVSWTDHKAFVADLKRVYRAATRDEAQLNLEQLGQRWGTKYPMAIRSWQTNWPEVSTFFDYPAEIRRIIYTTNSVESYHRQLRKVMKTKAAFPTPEAARKLLYLATQRVTRGWTAPIRDWAKILNQLAIRFEGRFEL, from the coding sequence ATGCCATCGGCGGAGACAGTGCAGGCCGAACTGGGCAAGGTGCAGTCGATGGACGATTTTTTCGGCAAGGAAGGGGTCTTTGCCCGGCTCTTCGCCTCGACGCTGGAACAGATGCTGGAGGGCGAACTGAGCGAACACCTGGGCTACGAGCCGTATGAAGCCGCCGGCCGTAACTCCGGCAACAACCGCAACGGGCATTATACCAAGAAGGTGCGCACGTCGACCGGCCAGACGAGCATCCAGGTACCACGCGACCGCAACGGCGCGTTCGAGCCGCAGGTGTTGGCCAAATATGCCGGCAACACCAACGAATTGGAGGAGAAGGTGCTGGCCATGTACGCCCGCGGGCTGTCGACCCGCGACATCGCCGGGACGCTGGCCGAGCTGTATGGGGTAGACATCTCGGCGACGACCATCAGCACCATCACCGAGAAGGTGTGGCCGCTGGTGGAGGCGTGGCAGAGCCGGCCGTTGGCGCGCATTTACCCCATCGTCTACCTGGATGCCATCCATATCAAGCTGCGGCGGGAGGGCCGCGTGGCCAACACGGCTGTCTACAACGTTCTGGGCGTGGATATGGAGGGCCACCGGGACATTCTGGGGCATTGGCTGGGCGACGGCGGCGAAGGGGCCAACTTCTGGCTGAGCGTCCTGACCGACCTGCAAAACCGGGGCGTAGCCGACATCTTCCTGGCCTGTATCGATGGGCTGAACGGTTTCAGCGAGGCCATCCGGGCCGTTTTCCCGCAGACCCAGGTGCAGCGCTGCGTCATCCACCAGATTCGCAGCAGCCTGAAATACGTCTCCTGGACCGACCACAAGGCGTTCGTCGCCGACCTCAAGCGCGTCTATCGCGCGGCCACACGGGACGAGGCCCAGTTGAACCTGGAGCAGCTAGGCCAGCGCTGGGGGACAAAGTACCCCATGGCCATTCGTTCCTGGCAGACCAACTGGCCGGAGGTCTCGACCTTCTTCGACTATCCGGCTGAGATTAGGCGCATCATCTACACCACCAACAGCGTGGAGAGTTACCATCGCCAGTTGCGCAAGGTAATGAAGACCAAGGCCGCCTTCCCCACCCCCGAGGCGGCCCGTAAGCTGCTGTACCTGGCCACGCAACGAGTCACCCGTGGCTGGACAGCCCCCATCCGCGATTGGGCCAAGATCCTCAACCAACTGGCCATTCGGTTTGAAGGACGGTTTGAGCTATGA
- a CDS encoding CBM96 family carbohydrate-binding protein, with the protein MKRYTWLLIGVLLALMALAGGAGAQANAPENGPTNETSTVPALNVRAYIDGRTHLIIRGDQIYWRHYEYAAPGRHSDAPGGNVPTYINEELWYPIWPGDPPEHDPADPIDNEVRDCDCRTLDQFVVVPPLPLETAVVSVSPIRVRGVVRVIQQPESANDFTLIIEFDDSGPSGPAWYSVTVGYYDAVYQPTNDAYVMASRPSTNFGAKPILRVKDAAKDVNSFLKFNVSGLTATVQSATLRLWVNDPGPDGGSVYSVSSFYLNTTTQWLETGLKWNNAPAISGAPLDTLGAVVKGTWVELDVTGAVIAALGSDGRVSLALTNDSRNMVTYSSKEGPHPPELVIITN; encoded by the coding sequence ATGAAGCGTTACACGTGGTTGTTAATCGGAGTCCTGCTGGCGCTTATGGCGTTGGCGGGCGGGGCAGGGGCGCAAGCGAATGCGCCGGAAAATGGCCCGACAAACGAAACAAGTACAGTGCCGGCATTAAACGTGCGCGCCTATATCGACGGCCGCACTCATCTGATCATTCGGGGTGACCAGATTTACTGGCGCCATTATGAATACGCCGCGCCCGGCCGCCATTCCGACGCGCCAGGTGGGAACGTTCCTACCTATATTAATGAAGAGCTGTGGTATCCCATCTGGCCTGGTGATCCGCCCGAACATGACCCGGCCGATCCCATCGACAATGAGGTTCGAGACTGTGACTGTCGCACGCTCGATCAGTTTGTGGTCGTTCCACCCCTGCCGCTCGAAACCGCCGTCGTGTCCGTTTCGCCAATCCGCGTGCGTGGCGTGGTGAGAGTGATCCAGCAACCGGAATCGGCCAACGACTTTACGCTTATCATTGAGTTCGACGACAGTGGGCCTTCGGGACCCGCTTGGTATAGCGTGACGGTGGGCTACTATGATGCCGTGTATCAACCGACCAATGACGCCTATGTGATGGCGTCGCGGCCATCGACGAACTTTGGCGCGAAGCCAATCCTGCGCGTGAAGGACGCGGCCAAGGATGTGAATAGCTTCCTCAAATTCAACGTCAGCGGCCTGACGGCGACGGTGCAGAGCGCCACGCTGCGGCTGTGGGTGAACGACCCCGGCCCGGACGGCGGCTCGGTCTATAGCGTCAGCTCGTTCTATCTGAATACGACCACGCAGTGGCTGGAGACGGGGTTGAAATGGAACAACGCCCCGGCCATTAGCGGCGCGCCCCTGGACACGCTGGGCGCGGTAGTCAAGGGTACGTGGGTGGAATTGGACGTGACCGGCGCGGTGATCGCCGCCCTGGGTAGTGACGGCCGTGTCAGCCTGGCCCTGACCAACGATTCGCGAAATATGGTGACCTATAGTAGCAAGGAAGGGCCACACCCGCCGGAGTTGGTGATCATTACGAATTAG
- the dinB gene encoding DNA polymerase IV, whose amino-acid sequence MHWSRAILHVDMDAFYVNVHLLDHPADGGRPLAVGGRPDERGVVTSASYEARALGVRSAMPMAQALRLAPGMLVVPPDWSRIRECSRAVMAVLEQYGPLEQMSVDEAYIDLSGAADPPALAAEARDRVPAETKMPASVGLATSKLVAKVASDFNKPRGLTVVLPGEEAAFLAPQSVRAIWGIGPRTAERLAALGIATCGQLAAADADRLRAAFGREADNLLRRARGEDDRPVTPDRGPAKSISQEWTFNRDVGDAAVLRDYLEKMSAEVAEQLQKNNLIAHTVRVKFRWSDFTTFTRQRSLEVGTDDAATILRVAELLWRENWPQGRPMRLLGVGATGLVEGEGRQLGLFG is encoded by the coding sequence ATGCATTGGTCCCGCGCAATCCTCCACGTCGACATGGACGCCTTCTACGTCAACGTCCACCTGCTGGATCATCCGGCCGACGGCGGGCGGCCGTTGGCCGTGGGCGGGCGGCCGGACGAGCGCGGCGTGGTCACTTCGGCCAGCTATGAGGCGCGGGCGCTGGGTGTGCGCTCGGCCATGCCCATGGCCCAGGCGTTGCGCCTCGCGCCGGGGATGCTCGTCGTGCCGCCCGACTGGTCGCGCATCCGCGAATGCTCGCGGGCGGTCATGGCCGTGCTGGAGCAGTATGGCCCGCTGGAGCAGATGAGCGTCGACGAGGCCTACATCGACCTGAGCGGCGCGGCCGACCCGCCGGCGCTGGCCGCCGAGGCGCGCGACCGCGTGCCGGCCGAGACGAAGATGCCCGCCTCGGTCGGCCTGGCGACGAGCAAGCTGGTGGCGAAGGTGGCCTCCGACTTCAACAAGCCGCGCGGCCTGACGGTCGTCTTGCCCGGCGAGGAGGCGGCCTTTCTCGCGCCGCAATCGGTGCGGGCCATCTGGGGCATTGGGCCGCGCACGGCCGAGCGGTTGGCGGCGCTGGGCATCGCCACCTGCGGCCAACTGGCCGCGGCCGACGCCGATCGGCTGCGGGCCGCCTTCGGCCGCGAGGCCGATAACCTGCTGCGCCGGGCGCGGGGTGAAGACGACCGCCCGGTGACGCCCGACCGCGGCCCGGCCAAGAGCATCAGCCAGGAGTGGACGTTTAACCGGGACGTGGGCGACGCCGCCGTGCTGCGCGACTACCTGGAGAAGATGTCGGCCGAGGTGGCCGAGCAGCTACAAAAGAACAACCTCATCGCCCATACCGTGCGCGTCAAGTTCCGCTGGTCGGACTTCACCACGTTCACCCGGCAGCGTTCGCTGGAGGTTGGCACGGACGACGCGGCGACGATCTTGCGCGTCGCCGAGCTACTCTGGCGCGAGAACTGGCCGCAAGGGCGACCGATGCGCCTACTGGGCGTCGGCGCGACGGGGTTGGTGGAGGGCGAAGGGCGGCAATTAGGTCTTTTTGGGTAA
- a CDS encoding DUF2332 domain-containing protein yields MPSDLRRQLEARFREQQRFADGYSPLYAHLFGCVADWLVGEGEDPLVDWLLGAAADRAPFDVTLLLLAALHRDVLAGEPAVAAIAPYYGEIRNYELGIRNEEERREGALSSSPAPLLPSPPALHAALLARRDAYTAFIGRATVQTNETGRGVAWLLPVACLGWPAVHLIELGASAGLNLVAERRGYRLVDGAEPERVLLELGEGPAQFTMMARGFFARSRHFSAALENGDKSPDYERRVRILSRDGGDIHPFHLRDAADELTLAAYVWGDQPQRMARLREGIAALRAVEQSDAPVRLWPLRLPDELPGFLRQMNDVIARPINRGMNPAADTQSALKRTEDAPHAPIVLFNTIMTMYLPDRGASLRSMVDEWARRQAGPVLWLQWEPAWAGPPPPVRDWAAWTADYWPNDGAGATHRWQLGWVHPHGLAVEFGEGWAEFLSNAMQS; encoded by the coding sequence ATGCCCTCAGACCTGCGCCGCCAACTGGAAGCCCGCTTCCGCGAGCAACAGCGGTTCGCCGACGGCTACTCCCCCCTCTATGCCCACCTGTTCGGCTGCGTCGCCGATTGGCTGGTGGGCGAGGGGGAGGACCCGCTGGTCGATTGGCTGCTCGGGGCCGCGGCCGACCGCGCCCCGTTCGACGTGACCCTGCTTCTCCTGGCCGCGCTGCACCGCGACGTGCTGGCCGGGGAGCCGGCGGTGGCGGCCATTGCGCCATACTATGGGGAAATTAGGAATTACGAATTAGGAATTAGGAATGAAGAGGAGAGGCGCGAGGGCGCGCTCTCCTCCTCCCCTGCACCCCTGCTCCCCAGCCCCCCTGCGCTCCACGCCGCCCTCCTCGCCCGCCGCGACGCCTACACCGCCTTCATCGGCCGGGCCACGGTGCAGACCAACGAGACGGGGCGGGGGGTGGCCTGGTTATTGCCGGTGGCCTGTCTCGGCTGGCCGGCGGTGCATCTGATCGAGTTAGGGGCCAGCGCGGGGTTGAATCTGGTGGCTGAGCGGCGGGGGTATCGGCTGGTGGACGGGGCTGAGCCGGAGCGGGTGCTGCTGGAGTTGGGCGAAGGGCCGGCGCAGTTTACCATGATGGCGCGGGGCTTCTTTGCTCGTAGTAGGCACTTTAGTGCCGCTCTGGAGAACGGCGATAAATCGCCTGACTACGAACGAAGAGTACGTATCCTGTCGCGCGATGGCGGCGACATCCACCCGTTTCATTTGCGGGACGCGGCCGATGAGCTGACGCTGGCCGCCTACGTCTGGGGCGACCAGCCGCAACGGATGGCCCGGCTGCGCGAGGGGATCGCCGCCCTGCGCGCGGTGGAGCAGAGCGACGCGCCGGTGCGGCTGTGGCCGCTGCGCCTGCCGGATGAGTTGCCGGGCTTCTTGAGGCAGATGAACGATGTCATCGCGCGGCCCATTAACCGCGGGATGAATCCCGCGGCTGATACACAAAGTGCGTTGAAACGCACTGAAGACGCACCCCACGCCCCAATCGTCCTGTTCAACACCATTATGACCATGTACCTGCCCGACCGGGGCGCGTCGCTGCGCAGCATGGTGGACGAATGGGCGCGGCGGCAGGCTGGGCCGGTGTTGTGGTTGCAGTGGGAACCGGCCTGGGCTGGGCCGCCGCCGCCGGTGCGCGACTGGGCGGCGTGGACGGCCGACTATTGGCCCAACGACGGCGCCGGCGCGACGCACCGTTGGCAGTTGGGCTGGGTGCATCCGCATGGGTTGGCCGTCGAATTTGGCGAGGGGTGGGCGGAATTTCTAAGCAATGCTATGCAAAGCTAA
- a CDS encoding BCD family MFS transporter, with product MEQDKRFTLWRGLRLSSFQIGSAMGDILITSIWNRILIVNFGIPATPVSLLLALRYLLSPLSLWAGNLTDHRFFFGLRRTPVIWFGRALMIASLPFLGFSAARLGQSSADALGWLFALFSSLLYGVGTLISGSPFLALTRESAPERMQGVAISMAQTALIIFFPIVGIAFSIWMPVYDGQVFWQMIAATMLIGGFFWVFAILGIERRQPAEAAATPATDHRLGDVIRAMWSDRRTRLFFGFLSLGSLAAWSHEAILEPFGADVFDLSMGVTTRFNSYWQAATVVVLIIGGILWRKRPPEAQQRITSIGLVIMAAGMSLLLPVAVTGQRHLIEVALLIFGAGFGVYTYGGVSLMAVMSPDRHAGLYLGLWTISNLLFKGLGTLMGGALRDLFLLRLELAPGLSYGLIFLLQAVGLVTAALLLTRIDILGFARDTGRSVSRLEAAVVAD from the coding sequence ATGGAACAGGACAAACGATTCACCTTATGGCGCGGCTTGCGCCTCAGCAGCTTCCAGATCGGCTCGGCGATGGGCGACATCCTCATCACCAGCATCTGGAACCGTATCCTCATCGTCAATTTCGGCATCCCGGCCACGCCGGTCAGCCTGCTGCTGGCCCTGCGCTATCTGCTGTCGCCGCTCAGCCTGTGGGCGGGCAACCTGACCGACCACCGCTTCTTCTTCGGCCTGCGGCGCACGCCGGTCATCTGGTTCGGCCGGGCGCTGATGATCGCCTCGCTGCCCTTCCTGGGCTTCAGCGCCGCGCGCCTGGGCCAGTCGTCGGCCGACGCGCTGGGCTGGCTGTTTGCCCTGTTCTCGTCGCTGCTCTACGGCGTGGGCACGCTCATCTCCGGCAGCCCCTTCCTGGCCCTGACCCGCGAATCGGCCCCGGAGCGGATGCAGGGCGTGGCGATCAGCATGGCCCAGACGGCGCTGATCATCTTCTTCCCCATCGTCGGCATCGCCTTCAGCATCTGGATGCCGGTCTACGACGGGCAAGTGTTCTGGCAAATGATCGCCGCCACCATGCTCATCGGCGGCTTCTTCTGGGTCTTCGCCATCCTGGGCATCGAACGGCGACAACCGGCGGAAGCGGCCGCCACGCCGGCCACCGACCACCGCCTGGGCGACGTCATCCGCGCCATGTGGAGCGACCGGCGCACGCGGCTGTTCTTCGGCTTCCTGTCGCTCGGCTCGCTGGCAGCCTGGAGCCACGAGGCCATCCTGGAGCCGTTCGGGGCCGACGTGTTCGACCTGAGCATGGGCGTGACGACGCGGTTCAACAGCTATTGGCAGGCGGCCACGGTGGTGGTGCTGATCATCGGCGGCATCCTGTGGCGCAAACGGCCGCCGGAGGCCCAACAGCGCATCACTTCCATCGGCCTGGTCATCATGGCCGCGGGCATGAGCCTGCTGTTGCCGGTGGCCGTCACCGGGCAGCGCCATTTGATCGAGGTCGCCCTGCTCATCTTCGGCGCGGGCTTCGGCGTCTACACCTACGGCGGCGTCAGCCTGATGGCCGTCATGTCGCCCGACCGCCACGCCGGGCTGTACCTGGGGCTGTGGACGATCTCCAACCTGCTGTTCAAGGGGCTGGGCACGCTCATGGGCGGGGCGCTGCGCGATCTGTTCCTGTTGCGCCTGGAGCTTGCGCCCGGCCTCAGCTATGGCCTCATCTTCCTGTTGCAAGCGGTGGGGCTGGTGACGGCGGCGCTGCTGCTGACGCGCATCGACATCCTCGGCTTTGCCCGCGACACGGGGCGGAGTGTGAGCCGGTTGGAAGCGGCGGTGGTGGCGGATTAG
- a CDS encoding thiolase domain-containing protein: MREVAILGVGQTPVREHWDISLRALAVEAGRAALADAGVERVDALYVSNMNSDRLVGQRHLGPLVADYLGQRGIEAVKLEAACGSAGSAMRQGMLAVASGEMERVLIIGAEKLTEKPGRETTAALATAADADYEVEHGITFVGLNALIMRRYMHQYGYDHRDFAPFALTAHANAAANPNALYRYAIDQREYDRGRDVADPITLYDASPIGDGAAALLLVAAERAPGAVRVIGSASATDTVAVHDREDILWLRAAELSAGRAYAQAGLGPEDIDLFELHDAFSIMAALSLEACGFAGRGGGVRLGLDGDIARGGRIPISTMGGLKARGHPVGATGLYQLVEATLQLRGQAGALQVDGARVAMTQNIGGSGATIVTHILKN, encoded by the coding sequence ATGCGTGAAGTAGCCATTCTGGGCGTGGGCCAAACGCCGGTGCGCGAGCATTGGGACATCTCGCTGCGGGCGCTGGCCGTGGAGGCCGGGCGCGCGGCGCTGGCCGATGCCGGCGTCGAGCGGGTGGATGCCCTGTACGTGAGCAATATGAACAGCGACCGGCTGGTGGGGCAGCGCCACCTGGGGCCGCTGGTGGCCGACTATCTGGGGCAGCGCGGCATCGAGGCGGTGAAGCTGGAGGCGGCCTGCGGTTCGGCCGGGTCGGCCATGCGCCAGGGCATGCTGGCCGTGGCCTCGGGCGAGATGGAGCGGGTGCTGATCATCGGCGCGGAGAAGCTGACCGAGAAGCCGGGGCGCGAGACGACGGCCGCCCTGGCGACGGCGGCCGATGCCGACTACGAGGTGGAGCACGGCATCACCTTCGTCGGCCTCAACGCGCTGATCATGCGCCGCTACATGCACCAATACGGCTATGACCATCGCGACTTCGCCCCCTTTGCCCTGACCGCCCACGCCAACGCCGCCGCCAACCCCAACGCGCTCTACCGCTACGCCATCGACCAGCGCGAATACGACCGCGGCCGGGACGTGGCCGATCCCATCACGCTCTACGACGCCTCGCCCATCGGCGACGGGGCGGCGGCGCTGCTGCTGGTGGCGGCCGAGCGCGCGCCGGGGGCGGTGCGGGTCATCGGCTCGGCCTCGGCCACGGATACGGTGGCCGTCCATGACCGCGAGGACATCCTGTGGCTGCGGGCGGCCGAGCTGTCGGCCGGGCGGGCCTATGCCCAGGCGGGGCTGGGGCCGGAGGACATCGACCTGTTCGAGCTGCACGACGCGTTCAGCATCATGGCCGCGCTGTCGCTGGAGGCGTGCGGCTTTGCCGGGCGTGGCGGTGGGGTGCGGCTGGGGCTGGATGGCGACATCGCCCGTGGCGGCCGGATCCCCATCTCGACGATGGGCGGCCTGAAGGCGCGCGGCCATCCCGTGGGCGCGACCGGGCTGTACCAGTTGGTGGAAGCCACGCTGCAACTGCGCGGCCAGGCCGGGGCGCTGCAAGTCGACGGCGCGCGGGTGGCGATGACGCAGAACATCGGCGGCAGCGGGGCGACGATTGTGACCCATATCTTGAAGAATTAA
- a CDS encoding CBM96 family carbohydrate-binding protein: MKRYTWLLIGVLLALVVLVGGAGAAEDSAVPALSETVAAGDEFPIGPFEGDKRSFSADMDAAGNMIVAWAGEGVLFVQRLDPTGAPLGLPIWVNSPSTVTGGHVDLSSDEAGNFVVVWYSYNQVNGRCYAADGTPRTPEFVIAENGHNSAVEMAPDGAFAVVWIQGQPYPQSDQINARLFSAACAPLGEPFTVNDVDTGDERYPDIAMDAAGNFIVVWDGLDQEWAGIFARFFDSNGAPRGPQFRVNQRQQFSQYYPSVGMDAAGNAVIAFASDVERIGSDYNVDVLARRYAADGTPVGNVFNPRGATPHGEYLPEVVVAPSGRFAIMWTTAFNSLFQRDVWLRTYEPNGVPVGPARPVVVAEWDNHPAVLAAGSGDTFLAAWATLRVGGVPLTGRLFDFGEVVAPQVLIPTHDTYVMEQRPDATYGTRPVLQVKNAWHAPTDVHAYLKFDVSGLSGAVDSATLRLQVKKAGLDGGLAYAVSPFYLGTTTPWLETGLTWNNAPPVESFYPQDEWPGKVSRRQWVELDVTGAVRAALEGDGQVSLLITNNATKPVSFGSSESLQSPQLVIIMK, translated from the coding sequence ATGAAGCGTTACACGTGGTTGTTAATCGGAGTCCTGCTGGCGCTGGTAGTGCTGGTGGGCGGGGCCGGTGCGGCCGAGGATTCAGCCGTGCCGGCCCTGAGCGAGACGGTGGCGGCCGGTGACGAGTTTCCGATCGGCCCATTCGAGGGAGATAAAAGGAGTTTTTCGGCGGACATGGACGCCGCGGGCAATATGATCGTGGCCTGGGCCGGCGAAGGCGTATTATTCGTTCAACGGCTTGACCCCACGGGCGCGCCGTTGGGATTACCCATATGGGTCAATTCTCCCTCCACTGTGACAGGGGGGCACGTCGATCTCTCCAGCGATGAGGCCGGGAACTTCGTTGTCGTTTGGTATTCTTACAATCAGGTAAACGGCCGTTGCTATGCCGCGGATGGAACACCACGAACTCCGGAGTTCGTCATAGCCGAAAACGGGCATAATTCGGCGGTCGAGATGGCCCCGGATGGCGCTTTCGCCGTTGTTTGGATTCAGGGGCAGCCCTATCCCCAGAGCGATCAGATCAACGCGCGGCTATTCTCGGCGGCGTGCGCGCCGTTGGGGGAGCCGTTTACGGTTAACGATGTGGACACGGGCGATGAACGCTACCCCGACATCGCGATGGATGCCGCCGGCAACTTCATTGTTGTCTGGGATGGTCTGGATCAGGAGTGGGCAGGCATATTTGCCCGTTTCTTCGATAGCAATGGCGCGCCGCGCGGCCCCCAGTTTAGGGTCAATCAGCGGCAACAATTTAGCCAGTATTATCCGAGCGTGGGGATGGATGCGGCCGGTAACGCGGTGATTGCCTTTGCATCGGATGTGGAGCGGATCGGCAGCGATTACAATGTTGACGTGCTTGCCCGCCGCTATGCCGCCGATGGGACGCCGGTGGGCAACGTATTCAATCCGCGCGGCGCCACGCCTCATGGGGAGTATTTACCCGAGGTTGTGGTAGCACCCTCAGGTCGTTTCGCCATCATGTGGACGACCGCGTTTAACTCCCTTTTCCAGCGCGACGTTTGGCTGCGTACGTACGAGCCGAACGGCGTTCCCGTTGGGCCGGCGCGGCCGGTGGTTGTCGCTGAGTGGGACAACCACCCGGCGGTTTTGGCCGCCGGCAGCGGCGATACGTTCCTGGCTGCCTGGGCCACCCTACGGGTAGGGGGAGTGCCACTCACCGGGCGACTGTTCGATTTCGGTGAAGTCGTGGCGCCACAGGTGTTGATCCCCACCCACGACACCTACGTGATGGAGCAACGGCCGGATGCGACCTATGGCACGCGGCCGGTGTTGCAGGTGAAAAATGCTTGGCACGCCCCGACCGACGTACACGCTTATCTGAAATTCGATGTCAGTGGGTTATCCGGCGCGGTCGATAGCGCGACTCTGCGCTTGCAAGTGAAGAAAGCGGGTCTTGATGGCGGCCTGGCCTATGCCGTCAGTCCCTTCTATCTGGGAACGACCACGCCGTGGCTGGAGACAGGACTGACGTGGAACAACGCGCCGCCGGTCGAAAGCTTCTACCCGCAGGACGAGTGGCCGGGGAAGGTGAGTCGCCGGCAGTGGGTCGAGCTGGACGTCACGGGCGCGGTGAGGGCGGCGTTGGAAGGCGACGGCCAGGTAAGCCTGTTGATCACCAACAACGCCACCAAGCCGGTGAGCTTCGGTAGCAGTGAGAGCTTGCAATCACCGCAACTGGTGATCATTATGAAGTAG